The Aethina tumida isolate Nest 87 chromosome 6, icAetTumi1.1, whole genome shotgun sequence genome has a segment encoding these proteins:
- the LOC109602425 gene encoding actin-related protein 2/3 complex subunit 4 has protein sequence MSATLKPYLTAVRHTLTAAMCLDNFSSQVVERHNKPEVEVNTSKELLLTPVTISRNDKEKVYIETSVNSVRISIAVKQADEIEKILCKKFMRFMMMRAENFIILRRKPIDGYDISFLITNFHTEQMYKHKLVDFVIHFMEEIDKEISEMKLAVNARARIVSEEFLKRF, from the coding sequence ATGTCGGCGACTTTGAAACCCTATTTGACGGCCGTTAGGCACACGCTGACGGCCGCAATGTGCCTGGACAACTTCTCGTCGCAAGTGGTCGAACGACACAACAAGCCGGAGGTGGAGGTGAACACCAGCAAGGAGCTGCTCCTCACTCCGGTGACGATCTCGCGTAACGACAAAGAAAAAGTGTACATCGAGACGTCCGTGAACTCCGTCAGGATCAGCATCGCCGTCAAACAGGCCGACGAAATTGAGAAGATACTGTGCAAGAAGTTCATGAGGTTCATGATGATGAGGGCGGAgaactttattatattgagGAGGAAGCCCATCGATGGCTATGACATTAGTTTTCTGATCACCAACTTCCACACTGAACAGATGTACAAGCATAAACTGGTCGATTTTGTGATTCATTTCATGGAGGAGATCGACAAGGAAATATCTGAGATGAAGCTTGCAGTCAATGCCAGAGCTAGGATTGTTTCTGAGGAGTTCCTCAAGaggttttaa
- the LOC109602437 gene encoding uncharacterized protein LOC109602437, translated as MFKKLKDKITEDLKSSPQRFQQLTQSVSDRLSTSTNDENFFSIGDDDANMSTNSAEAGFSSLSLVSPSEPRIRRTSNSSMASDVSFLPRYESSAMYQLQSDLDVSASEVEDNVSTSSQLGHLSKEQIYSAFQKAQMRYHKYRGRYTDLAKHYKDLERENGKMKSVLVETQDKAIRRVRELKEQCSLEQKAKAHLEGVLRDELDEKQFKIQTLETKIGLLSSQSGADTLVDLQNDNDKENLDTLTKYLNDARQEIESLNSKLQEYKANSIVFQSKEQEYKKKITGLENELSKFSEREKENNLKLAQNKMELHNEILNKDAEILNMKKDLEVLRKSLEAYETQTHTSKVENLQAQNTKLIERVEALTQRSNNLESELLKVEQYKLEIRNLNSTVQDLKSSLKTKEDALKELNEKLATAGGEDDKLNKDRENLHAGLQTFRMQVNYLNKEKEMLKETISKEKADYERQIAEIRESTKIVLVSLERKLTEKITSEFAAKEDKLKEDFKQKLNELNTNGANVKEIQMKLMEKESQLQKLNEDLTSSETDRISKENLYKNLEKNHLELIEDCTKLRSTVATLEKELSDIRNDNSETQKKIIRMQSNISTLEADLNEAREQLQQKDEECMSIQKEKVHLDEQLKLAAQKDELQSLEVTESRLLEMKLSKLEEDNEKLKRKLDEEFTRNSQLDLEIGKMKSLVEDHGRLSQKLPELELEIDKLKDCKSDLREELAQAQKTVGELNKTLEEKRKVEDDYVNLKSASEKYGDKIKTLENDLEETRKMLMEKERECMSIENERTHLAEQLKLQEEKGELDALEHSECKLLELKLTKMEEQIVDLNERLDVERRNNENLTEQLKESKKLVQEYNIYKDRVPELEFEITKLSDQKQELDDRLKAAEERNHEYVKAATEKEALEEVIKELEQERAKLVDSFEHERKLFNQTHEQNVANELKLEKLLEENINMSKDKDTINKLNEELQRQQQERDKDSRTITDLRNKVESLTVFNEALDKEIKDRNAEVTDMNKKIEELSSVIKKQTEEFASLLDRSNQLDVIIEKMQVDNSNALRKEKAVQNELSQKIEACQNEVSAKTEEIKLLQSKISDLEQLNNVDKENLKTLEDRNRELQERLTKLEAMEESFKMIGEEKQVVENELTRLKIMESSFVKLKEDNQLISAQLDNIMKEKQELTTGKQTLTENYNLLKVNLDEVTSERDDLQRKLQQLKTQMEENAASGLEKATKEIQELNLRINQLSSDNNHVNDENQELLSQVEELKVNNEYLRTEQLKIDSLKAEYEERNRKLKEELEEATGKISEAQRQNLELANSKTITNETDIMKIQQDCYEIKEKCDNLFIENKNLKLEIGNLEEKCNNFAGIKRKYETQIAELEHQYNELVHEKQLLQDEVQELKISPLNLQNNSTRLDNLEIIKQEKAFQAGSNNDKYVKEIDSLRDKLTQYKSLDITNKSSIEFYENELQKMKNKNEKLSRKLDETLVTLNHCAELSQSTEIEYLKNVLYNYMLGKESMVLARVIAAVCKFDPQQTENILQKEQQKQTLLGQLGIL; from the exons atgttcaaaaaactaaaagatAAAATCACGGAGGACCTGAAAAGTTCGCCGCAACGTTTCCAACAGCTCACGCAGTCGGTGAGCGATCGATTGAGCACGTCCACAAACGACGAGAATTTCTTTTCGATAGGCGACGACG ATGCGAACATGTCGACGAACAGTGCCGAGGCGGGATTCTCCAGTCTGTCTCTGGTCTCGCCCTCGGAGCCCAGAATCAGGCGGACTTCCAACTCTTCTATGGCCAGTGACGTCTCGTTTTTGCCACGATACGAATCGTCTGCCATGTATCAGTTGCAG TCTGATTTGGACGTGTCGGCCAGCGAGGTTGAAGACAATGTGTCCACTTCGTCACAGTTGGGGCACTTGTCCAAAGAGCAGATTTATTCGGCGTTTCAGAAGGCACAAATGAGGTATCATAAATACAGAGGGAGGTACACTGATTTAGCTAAACATTATAAGGATTTGGAAAGAGAGAATGGCAAAATGaag tcaGTTTTGGTGGAAACCCAAGACAAGGCGATACGTCGAGTGCGTGAGTTGAAGGAGCAGTGCTCCCTGGAACAAAAAGCCAAGGCACATCTGGAGGGCGTGTTGCGGGACGAATTGGACGAAAAGCAATTCAAAATCCAAACGTTAGAAACGAAAATCGGACTGCTGAGTAGCCAAAGCGGCGCCGACACTTTGGTGGACCTGCAGAACGACAACGACAAGGAAAATCTGGACACCTTAACCAAATACCTGAACGACGCCCGCCAGGAAATCGAATCGTTAAACTCTAAACTGCAGGAGTACAAGGCCAACTCCATAGTGTTTCAAAGCAAGGAGCAGGAGTATAAGAAGAAAATCACCGGGCTGGAGAACGAACTGTCCAAGTTTTCCGAAAGGGAGAAGGAGAACAACCTAAAGCTGGCGCAGAACAAGATGGAGCTGCACAACGAGATCCTGAACAAGGATGCCGAAATTTTGAACATGAAAAAGGACCTGGAGGTGCTGCGGAAGAGCCTGGAGGCGTACGAGACGCAGACGCACACGTCCAAAGTGGAGAACTTGCAGGCTCAGAACACGAAGCTCATCGAACGGGTCGAAGCTTTGACTCAAAGATCCAACAATTTGGAAAGTGAGCTGCTGAAGGTCGAACAATACAAGCTGGAGATCCGGAATTTGAACAGCACAGTGCAAGATTTGAAATCGTCGTTGAAGACTAAAGAGGACGCTCTTAAAGAACTGAATGAAAAGTTGGCCACAGCCGGAGGCGAAGACGACAAACTGAACAAAGACAGGGAGAACTTGCATGCTGGACTCCAAACTTTCAGGATGCAAGTGAACTATTTAAACAAGGAGAAAGAAATGCTTAAGGAGACAATCAGCAAGGAAAAAGCAGATTACGAGAGACAAATTGCTGAGATTAGGGAAAGCACTAAAATAGTCCTGGTCTCTTTAGAAAGGAAACTGACGGAGAAGATTACCAGTGAGTTTGCAGCTAAAGAAGACAAACTAAAGGAAGACTTCAAACAGAAATTAAACGAACTGAACACAAACGGAGCCAACGTGAAGGAAATCCAGATGAAGCTGATGGAGAAGGAGTCCCAGCTGCAAAAACTGAACGAGGACCTAACGAGCAGTGAAACAGATCGAATTTCAAAGGAGAACTTGTACAAGAACTTGGAGAAAAACCATTTGGAGTTGATTGAGGACTGCACCAAACTCAGGAGCACCGTGGCAACGTTAGAAAAAGAACTTTCGGACATCAGAAACGACAACTCGGAGACCCAGAAGAAAATAATCCGAATGCAGTCAAACATTTCCACCCTAGAGGCTGATTTAAATGAAGCCAGAGAACAGCTACAACAAAAAGACGAGGAGTGCATGTCGATACAAAAAGAGAAAGTGCACCTGGATGAGCAGCTAAAACTGGCAGCACAAAAAGATGAGTTGCAGTCTCTGGAAGTAACTGAGAGTCGACTCTTGGAAATGAAGCTGTCGAAGCTGGAAGAAGATAACGAGAAACTAAAGAGGAAACTGGACGAGGAGTTCACGAGAAACAGCCAGCTGGACCTGGAGATCGGCAAGATGAAGTCCCTAGTCGAAGACCACGGACGGTTGAGTCAAAAGCTGCCCGAATTGGAGCTGGAGATCGACAAGCTGAAGGACTGCAAGAGCGACTTGAGGGAGGAGCTGGCCCAGGCCCAAAAAACGGTCGGagaattaaacaaaacgttggaggagaagcgGAAGGTGGAAGACGACTATGTCAACCTTAAGTCGGCCAGTGAAAAGTACggtgacaaaattaaaacccTAGAAAACGACTTGGAGGAGACCAGGAAGATGCTGATGGAGAAAGAGCGGGAGTGTATGTCGATAGAAAACGAAAGGACGCACCTGGCGGAGCAACTTAAGCTGCAAGAGGAGAAGGGTGAGCTGGATGCTTTGGAACACTCAGAGTGTAAACTGTTGgaattgaaattaacaaaaatggaaGAGCAAATCGTCGATCTGAACGAACGTTTGGACGTGGAACGTAGAAACAAcgaaaatttgacggaacaacTTAAGGAATCGAAGAAACTAGTGcaagaatataatatatacaaagatAGGGTGCCAGAATTGGAGTTTGAAATCACTAAGCTGTCGGACCAAAAGCAAGAACTGGATGACAGGTTGAAGGCTGCTGAGGAGAGAAATCATGAGTATGTGAAAGCTGCCACTGAAAAAGAGGCTTTAGAAGAAGTTATTAAAGAGTTGGAGCAAGAGAGGGCCAAACTGGTGGATAGCTTCGAGCATGAAAGGAAGCTGTTCAACCAAACGCATGAGCAGAACGTTGCCAACGAACTGAAGCTGGAAAAACTGCTGGAGGAAAACATCAACATGTCCAAGGATAAAGACaccataaacaaattgaacGAAGAGCTGCAACGGCAACAACAAGAACGGGACAAGGACTCCCGAACCATCACAGACTTAAGGAACAAGGTGGAAAGTCTAACGGTCTTCAACGAAGCCCTGGACAAGGAGATCAAGGACAGGAATGCCGAAGTAACAGACATGAACAAGAAAATCGAGGAGCTGAGCTCGGTCATCAAGAAACAAACAGAGGAGTTCGCCAGTCTGTTGGACAGAAGCAATCAGTTGGACGTCATCATAGAAAAGATGCAGGTGGACAACTCAAATGCCTTGAGGAAGGAGAAGGCGGTGCAAAACGAACTGTCACAAAAAATTGAGGCGTGCCAAAACGAGGTGTCCGCCAAAACTGAAGAGATCAAACTGCTCCAGTCGAAGATCAGCGATTTGGAGCAGCTGAACAACGTCgacaaagaaaatttgaagACTTTAGAAGACAGGAACAGAGAGTTGCAGGAACGATTGACGAAATTGGAGGCGATGGAAGAGAGCTTCAAAATGATTGGGGAGGAGAAGCAAGTGGTGGAAAATGAGTTGACCAGACTGAAAATTATGGAAAGTAGCTTTGTTAAACTAAAAGAAGACAACCAGTTAATAAGCGCACAACTAGACAACATTATGAAGGAAAAACAGGAGTTAACAACGGGGAAACAAACCCTGACGGAGAACTACAACTTACTCAAAGTCAACTTGGACGAAGTCACAAGCGAAAGGGATGATCTACAAAGGAAGCTGCAGCAACTCAAGACCCAAATGGAGGAAAACGCCGCCAGTGGATTAGAGAAGGCTACGAAAGAAATCCAGGAGTTGAACCTGCGTATCAATCAACTGTCATCAGACAACAATCACGTGAACGACGAAAACCAAGAACTGTTAAGCCAAGTGGAGGAACTGAAGGTCAACAATGAATACCTGCGCACTGAACAACTCAAAATCGACAGCCTGAAGGCGGAGTACGAAGAAAGGAACAGGAAACTCAAGGAGGAACTGGAGGAAGCCACCGGAAAAATATCGGAAGCCCAACGCCAGAACCTGGAGCTGGCCAACAGCAAAACAATAACGAACGAAACCGACATAATGAAGATACAGCAAGACTGCTACGAAATAAAGGAAAAGTGCGACAACCTGTTCATCGAGAACAAAAATCTGAAGCTGGAGATCGGCAATTTAGAGGAGAAGTGCAACAACTTCGCCGGCATAAAACGCAAGTACGAGACGCAGATCGCCGAGCTGGAGCACCAGTACAACGAGCTGGTGCACGAGAAACAGCTGCTGCAGGACGAGGTGCAGGAACTGAAGATCTCGCCCCTGAACCTGCAGAACAACTCGACGCGTCTGGACAACTTGGAGATAATCAAGCAGGAGAAGGCCTTCCAGGCCGGCTCCAATAACGACAAGTACGTGAAGGAGATCGACAGTCTGAGGGACAAGCTGACCCAGTACAAATCCTTGGACATCACCAACAAGAGCTCCATAGAGTTCTACGAGAACGAGCTGCAGAAAATGAAGAACAAGAACGAGAAGCTGAGCAGGAAGCTGGACGAGACTTTGGTCACGTTGAACCACTGCGCCGAGCTCAGCCAGTCGACCGAAATCGAGTACTTGAAGAATGTGCTGTACAATTACATGCTGGGGAAGGAGAGCATGGTTTTGGCGAGGGTCATTGCGGCTGTGTGCAAGTTCGACCCGCAACAAACTGAGAATATTTTACAGAAGGAACAGCAGAAACAAACTTTG CTGGGGCAACTAGGAATTCTCTAA
- the LOC109602438 gene encoding peptidylprolyl isomerase domain and WD repeat-containing protein 1, with product MSEENQDSSPPQKRVHEDEDENENSDSNDFVGPSVDLAAPPKKKKFLPHEKLYLDRIPCAESYEKSYMHRDTITHCLVTNTDFIITASCDGHIKFWKKVETGIEFVKHFRSHLGPISKIACNHEGTLLCSASLDKSLKIFDVVNFDMINMMRFDYVPYTVEWIHNSGDPIHTLAVSDVDSSKIYIYDGRGTNTPLKVLEKIHMKPVSIIKYNPKFDVVISVDKSGMLEYWTGIKQDCIFPKNVAFDSKLDTDLFEFAKIKTVPTGLVISPDGRKFATISVDRRIRVFNFLTGKLTRVLDESLPRFTELQQKTQQLPNMEFGRRMAVERDLEKSEALHLANIVFDNSGFFIMYATLLGIKLVNLHTNKCITIIGKNENLRVLNIALYQGSAKKNKAAVTLEIEASNNPTLEAIQPDPTLVCTAYKKSRFYLFSRREPDEIQGDQDRDIFNEKPSKEDTFAATDNPAVQRLYENAVIHTVFGDIHVKLFMKDTPKTVENFCVHSKNGYYNGHIFHRVIKGFMIQTGDPTGNGTGGESIWGGEFEDEIKPHLRHDRPYTVSMANAGPNTNGSQFFITLTPTPWLDNKHTIFGRVVKGMEVVQNISNVKTNAKTDKPYDDIRIISVTVK from the exons atgaGTGAGGAAAACCAGGACTCTTCGCCACCACAAAAACGCGTCCACGAAGACGAAGACGAAAATGAAAACTCAGACTCCAACGATTTCGTCGGTCCCTCCGTGGATTTGGCGGCGCCGCCGAAGAAAAAGAAGTTCCTGCCCCACGAAAAGCTCTATTTGGATCGTATACCGTGCGCCGAGTCGTACGAAAAAAGTTACATGCACAGGGACACGATAACGCACTGCCTGGTCACGAACACGGATTTCATCATAACAGCCAGTTGTGATGGTCACATTAAGTTCTGGAAGAAAGTGGAGACTGGCATAGAGTTCGTGAAGCACTTCCGCAGCCACCTGGGGCCTATTTCTAAAATTGCCTGCAATCATGAGGGAACCTTACTGTGTTCGGCCTCCCTGGACAAGTCGCTGAAGATTTTCGACGTCGTCAACTTTGATATGATCAACATGATGCGGTTTGATTATGTGCCTTACACTGTTGAATGGATACACAACTCAGGTGACCCCATACACACTTTGGCTGTGTCGGACGTGGACtccagtaaaatttatatctatgACGGCAGGGGGACGAACACCCCTTTAAAGGTACTGGAGAAAATCCACATGAAACCCGTGTCGATAATCAAATACAACCCCAAGTTTGACGTTGTTATTTCAGTGGACAAATCGGGGATGTTAGAATATTGGACGGGTATAAAACAAGATTGTATATTCCCCAAAAATGTGGCCTTCGATTCAAAACTAGACACTGACTTATTTGAATTTGCTAAGATTAAAACAGTCCCGACTGGTCTGGTTATTTCGCCTGACGGCCGGAAGTTCGCCACCATCTCTGTGGACAGGAGGATCAGagttttcaactttttaacGGGTAAATTAACCAGAGTTCTGGATGAATCCTTGCCTCGATTCACTGAGCTTCAACAAAAGACACAACAGTTGCCCAACATGGAGTTTGGTCGAAGGATGGCTGTGGAAAGGGACTTGGAAAAGTCTGAGGCTCTTCACTTAGCCAACATCGTTTTTGATAACAGTGGGTTTTTCATTATGTACGCAACTTTGTTGGGGATTAAACTGGTTAACTTGCACACCAATAAGTGCATCACCATTATTGGCAAAAATGAAAACTTGAGAGTATTAAACATCGCCTTGTATCAAG GCTCAGCAAAGAAGAACAAGGCTGCTGTAACACTAGAAATCGAAGCCTCCAACAACCCAACTCTGGAGGCTATTCAGCCAGACCCCACATTAGTGTGCACCGCTTATAAAAAGTCAAGGTTTTACCTGTTCAGCCGGAGAGAACCGGACGAAATTCAGGGCGACCAGGACAGGGATATCTTCAACGAAAAGCCCAGCAAAGAGGACACCTTCGCCGCCACCGATAATCCAGCCGTCCAACGACTGTACGAGAACGCCGTCATTCACACAGTTTTCGGAGACATACACGTTAAGTTGTTCATGAAGGACACGCCGAAGACTGTTGAGAACTTCTGCGTGCACAGCAAGAACGGGTACTACAACGGGCACATCTTCCACAGAGTAATCAAGG gaTTCATGATACAAACGGGGGATCCCACAGGCAACGGCACAGGGGGTGAGAGCATCTGGGGAGGCGAGTTCGAGGACGAAATCAAGCCCCACCTTCGCCACGACCGACCGTACACCGTGTCGATGGCTAACGCCGGCCCCAACACGAACGGCAGCCAGTTTTTCATAACTCTGACGCCTACGCCGTGGCTGGACAACAAGCATACGATTTTCGGGCGGGTTGTCAAGGGGATGGAGGTGGTGCAGAATATCAGCAACGTCAAAACCAACGCTAAAACCGACAAGCCCTATGATGACATCAGAATTATTTCAGTTACAGTTAAATag
- the LOC109602421 gene encoding 60S ribosomal protein L6: MAKKDTLRALNPTEKPFKKPGKPRNYDLGNGVVRFSRTRMYHKKALYKFMGKKVAPTKKTVKPRVIEKPIGGEKNGGKRYVLATPRPKAYAPARVVRKGPMTQSFRNHKRTLRSTLTPGTVCILLAGVHKGKRVVLIKQLHTGLLLVTGPFSINGCPLRRIHQRYVIGTQTKIDLSDVKVPENVNDSFFKRQKLRKATKKGDEIFKVKAPTYKPSEERKKVQEEVDKQILAAIRKHADKKVLLAYLSAMWGLRSSQFPHRLQF, translated from the exons ATGGCCAAAAAGGACACACTCCGAGCCCTCAACCCGACCGAAAAGCCCTTCAAGAAGCCGGGCAAACCGAGGAACTACGACCTCGGCAATGGCGTCGTCCGTTTCTCCAGGACTAGGATGTACCACAAGAAAGCCTTGTACAAGTTCATGGGCAAGAAAGTGGCCCCAACCAAGAAGACGGTCAAGCCTCGCGTGATCGAAAAGCCAATCGGCGGCGAGAAAAACGGAGGCAAACGTTACGTTTTGGCCACACCACGTCCCAAGGCATACGCTCCTGCCCGAGT TGTACGCAAGGGACCAATGACCCAGAGCTTCCGCAACCACAAGAGGACTCTGAGGTCCACCCTGACACCCGGAACGGTGTGCATCCTGTTGGCTGGTGTGCACAAAGGAAAGCGCGTCGTTTTGATTAAACAACTTCACACTGGACTTCTCCTGGTTACCG GACCGTTCTCCATCAATGGTTGCCCCCTGAGGCGTATCCACCAGAGGTACGTGATCGGTACTCAGACCAAAATTGACTTGAGTGATGTCAAAGTCCCAGAAAACGTCAACGACAGTTTCTTCAAGAGGCAGAAGCTGAGGAAAGCCACCAAAAAGggtgatgaaattttcaaagtcAAAGCCCCC ACCTACAAGCCAAGTGAAGAGAGGAAGAAGGTTCAAGAGGAAGttgacaaacaaattttagcaGCAATCAGGAAACATGCTGACAAGAAGGTGCTCCTCGCTTACCTTTCTGCCATGTGGGGTCTTAGATCGTCGCAATTCCCACACAGGCTCCAATTCTAG